The Clostridia bacterium genome window below encodes:
- a CDS encoding methylated-DNA--[protein]-cysteine S-methyltransferase, whose translation MNAAVFESPVGRLFIAEKDGRVCELSYYNGEAVEARESRLLIEAQIQLKEYFAGVRRDFDLPLAEDGSDFALAVRREMLKIPYGATRAYSEIAAAIGKPGAARAVGMACHNNPVAIIVPCHRVVGVNANLVGYAGGVEKKEYLLRLERAIF comes from the coding sequence ATGAACGCAGCGGTTTTCGAAAGTCCCGTAGGCAGACTTTTTATCGCGGAAAAGGACGGCCGCGTATGCGAACTGTCTTATTATAACGGCGAAGCCGTTGAAGCGCGGGAAAGCCGTCTGCTTATCGAAGCGCAGATACAGCTGAAGGAGTATTTCGCCGGCGTCCGCAGGGATTTCGACCTGCCGCTGGCCGAAGACGGCTCCGATTTCGCGCTCGCGGTAAGGCGCGAGATGCTGAAGATCCCCTACGGCGCGACGCGAGCCTACTCCGAGATCGCCGCAGCTATCGGAAAGCCCGGCGCCGCCCGCGCGGTGGGTATGGCGTGTCACAACAACCCGGTCGCGATAATTGTTCCCTGCCACAGAGTTGTAGGAGTCAACGCCAACCTCGTCGGCTACGCCGGCGGAGTTGAAAAGAAGGAATACCTGCTTCGTCTCGAACGCGCGATATTCTGA
- the plsY gene encoding glycerol-3-phosphate 1-O-acyltransferase PlsY — MFYLKLAGIAVLAYLLGSLSFSIIASDVMGEEDIRKKGSGNAGLTNAIRTGGTWVAIMTFIGDSLKGVGAIYAAKWIMSSDPTPFAVNWGMYVAAVAVVFGHIYPVFFRFHGGKGVLTSAAVVAVLDWRALLALLGVFLIVFIISGIVSLSSLVAAVLIPGATVVFNSDGFYYSIIFMTIIAVTIIAGHKKNIDRIINGTEKKLFYKKEK; from the coding sequence ATGTTTTATCTGAAGCTCGCGGGAATCGCGGTACTTGCTTATCTGCTGGGAAGCCTGTCGTTCTCGATAATAGCGTCCGACGTGATGGGTGAAGAGGATATCCGCAAAAAGGGAAGCGGAAACGCCGGTCTTACGAACGCCATACGCACCGGCGGAACGTGGGTGGCGATAATGACCTTCATCGGCGACTCGCTGAAAGGAGTCGGCGCGATTTACGCCGCAAAGTGGATAATGAGCTCCGACCCGACGCCTTTTGCCGTCAATTGGGGAATGTACGTCGCCGCCGTAGCGGTGGTGTTCGGGCATATTTATCCTGTCTTTTTCCGCTTTCACGGCGGCAAGGGAGTGCTTACGTCGGCGGCGGTCGTGGCCGTTCTGGACTGGCGCGCCCTTCTGGCGCTGCTCGGAGTCTTTCTGATAGTGTTCATTATCAGCGGCATAGTGTCGCTTTCTTCGCTCGTAGCCGCGGTACTGATCCCCGGCGCGACGGTCGTCTTTAATTCGGACGGGTTTTATTACTCCATAATCTTTATGACGATAATCGCCGTAACGATCATCGCCGGACACAAAAAGAATATAGACCGTATTATAAACGGTACCGAAAAGAAACTGTTTTACAAAAAGGAGAAGTAA
- a CDS encoding DUF512 domain-containing protein: MHRINGQEINDRLDYDFYSSDEDPVFEFEQDGELREVTLEMDEYGDAGLEFDTYLIDCQQHCKNKCVFCFIEQNPAGMRDAIYFKDDDSRMSFLAGNYITMTAVDDAELERMIRYKLNVNVSVHTTEPELRVEMMKNPAAAKINDQLKKLADGGVKMNCQIVLCPEINDGAHLERSVRDLAALYPAVQSVAVVPVGLTEHRGGLSPLRLNTPEESAAVIDFAESFGREFKAKNGTSFVFAADEFYINAGRAIPPAEYYEDYPQYENGVGMLASLLDESEALIASLTEGKKKATVNVITGVAAAPYIKRVLEELRAKCPRLEYAVHAVNNDFFGRSVTVAGLVTGTDICGQLAKLKLRGYVFIPDTMLRFENDMFLDSMTLKEVSKRLGVKVRPVPAAGAALAREIAEVCGCGSIW, from the coding sequence TTGCATAGAATAAACGGGCAGGAGATAAACGACCGCCTCGACTACGATTTTTACTCCTCAGACGAGGACCCCGTATTTGAGTTCGAGCAGGACGGCGAGCTTCGCGAGGTAACGCTCGAAATGGACGAATACGGCGACGCGGGGCTTGAGTTCGACACGTATCTTATCGACTGCCAGCAGCATTGCAAAAACAAATGCGTCTTCTGCTTCATAGAGCAGAACCCTGCCGGTATGAGGGACGCGATTTACTTCAAGGACGACGATTCGCGCATGTCGTTCCTCGCCGGCAACTACATAACGATGACCGCCGTTGACGACGCGGAGCTTGAGCGGATGATCCGGTACAAGCTGAACGTCAACGTTTCCGTCCACACAACCGAACCGGAGCTGCGGGTGGAAATGATGAAGAACCCCGCCGCCGCGAAGATAAACGACCAGCTCAAAAAACTCGCGGACGGCGGCGTGAAGATGAACTGCCAGATAGTGCTCTGTCCGGAAATAAACGACGGAGCGCATCTGGAACGCAGCGTGCGCGACCTCGCGGCGCTTTATCCTGCCGTACAGAGCGTCGCGGTTGTGCCGGTGGGACTGACGGAGCACCGCGGCGGACTTTCTCCGCTGCGGCTGAACACTCCCGAAGAAAGCGCCGCCGTGATAGACTTCGCCGAGAGCTTCGGCAGGGAGTTCAAAGCGAAGAACGGCACGAGCTTCGTTTTTGCCGCGGACGAGTTCTATATCAACGCGGGCAGGGCGATACCGCCGGCGGAGTACTACGAGGATTATCCGCAGTACGAAAACGGCGTAGGAATGCTCGCTTCGCTCCTTGACGAGTCCGAAGCGCTGATCGCTTCGCTCACCGAGGGGAAAAAGAAGGCGACGGTGAACGTCATAACCGGCGTCGCCGCGGCGCCATACATAAAGCGCGTGCTCGAGGAGCTGCGGGCGAAATGTCCGCGTCTCGAATACGCCGTCCACGCGGTGAATAACGACTTTTTCGGCAGGAGCGTGACCGTCGCCGGTCTCGTTACCGGCACGGATATATGCGGCCAGCTCGCGAAGCTGAAGCTCAGGGGATACGTTTTTATCCCGGATACGATGCTTCGTTTCGAAAACGATATGTTCCTCGACAGCATGACGCTGAAAGAGGTTTCCAAGCGCCTCGGCGTGAAGGTCCGTCCGGTTCCCGCGGCGGGCGCGGCGCTGGCGCGTGAAATTGCGGAGGTATGCGGATGCGGAAGTATATGGTAG
- a CDS encoding 50S ribosomal protein L28: MAKCDFCDKGVTFGIKVSHSHRRSNRTWKPNIRRVKAMVNGTPTHVYACTRCLRSGKVERV, translated from the coding sequence GTGGCTAAATGCGATTTTTGCGATAAAGGCGTCACTTTCGGAATTAAAGTTTCCCACTCTCACCGCAGATCCAACAGGACCTGGAAGCCCAACATCAGACGCGTCAAGGCTATGGTGAACGGCACTCCGACTCACGTTTACGCTTGCACCCGCTGCCTGCGTTCCGGAAAGGTCGAGAGAGTCTGA
- a CDS encoding uracil-DNA glycosylase, which yields MEELRKECLECKRCELWKTRNNVVFGKGDPHADIMFIGEGPGEQEDLQGVPFVGRAGQLLDKMLDAAGIPLGSVYIANTVKCRPPHNRDPLPEEKDACRGWLQRQIELINPKVIIALGRISAADYVKEDIRIMKEHGQWIERDGRKCMAMLHPAALLRNPNLKPEAFADILKVRDYIEENSD from the coding sequence ATGGAAGAGTTACGCAAAGAATGCCTCGAATGTAAGCGCTGCGAGCTGTGGAAAACGCGCAATAACGTCGTTTTCGGCAAGGGCGATCCGCACGCCGACATTATGTTTATAGGCGAAGGTCCGGGTGAGCAGGAGGACCTGCAGGGCGTTCCTTTCGTCGGCAGGGCGGGGCAGCTGCTCGATAAGATGCTCGACGCCGCCGGCATACCGCTCGGCAGCGTATATATCGCGAACACCGTCAAATGCCGTCCGCCGCACAACCGCGATCCGCTGCCGGAGGAGAAGGACGCCTGCCGCGGCTGGCTTCAGCGCCAGATCGAACTGATAAACCCGAAGGTCATAATCGCGCTCGGGCGTATCTCCGCCGCCGACTATGTCAAAGAGGACATCCGCATAATGAAGGAGCACGGTCAGTGGATAGAACGCGACGGCAGAAAGTGCATGGCGATGCTCCATCCCGCCGCTCTTCTCCGCAATCCGAACCTTAAACCCGAGGCTTTCGCCGACATCCTGAAAGTCCGCGATTATATCGAAGAGAACAGCGACTAG
- the der gene encoding ribosome biogenesis GTPase Der codes for MRKYMVAVVGRPNVGKSTLFNKLTGKRISIVEDTPGVTRDRIYGECEWRGVVFDLIDTGGIEPSAEDVILANMRAQALIAIESADVIIFMTDVRTGVTAADAEIASMIKKAGKNVVLCVNKVDSVGSVPPEVYEFYSLGLGDPYPVSSVHGSGTGDMLDAVFEYFPTLEGESDEDDMIKVALIGKPNVGKSSLLNRLAGEERAIVSDIAGTTRDAIDSRVENEYGKYLFVDTAGLRRKSKVDADIEKFSVMRTQLAVERADVCVIMIDAETGFTEQDAKVAGVAVEAGKGLIVAVNKWDAVEKQTGTMKEYDKKLAEGLSFMPYAPYIYISAKTGQRCDSLFPLINEVAEECARRITTGRLNEVLADATTRVQPPTDKGKRLKVMYMTQSGTKPPTFVIFVNSKDLFHFSYQRYIENRLREVFGFKGTPIRFVIREREKEQF; via the coding sequence ATGCGGAAGTATATGGTAGCCGTCGTAGGCAGACCGAACGTGGGCAAGTCCACGCTTTTCAACAAGCTTACGGGCAAGCGGATCTCAATAGTTGAAGACACCCCGGGCGTTACACGCGACCGTATTTACGGCGAGTGCGAGTGGCGCGGAGTGGTTTTCGACCTTATCGACACCGGCGGTATCGAGCCGTCGGCGGAGGACGTCATACTCGCGAATATGCGCGCGCAGGCGCTGATCGCCATCGAGTCCGCGGACGTGATAATCTTTATGACCGACGTGCGCACCGGCGTTACCGCCGCGGACGCGGAGATTGCCTCCATGATAAAGAAAGCGGGCAAAAACGTAGTCCTCTGCGTCAACAAAGTCGACTCCGTCGGCAGCGTTCCGCCCGAGGTTTACGAGTTCTATTCGCTCGGTTTGGGAGATCCGTACCCGGTTTCGTCGGTCCACGGCTCCGGCACCGGCGATATGCTGGACGCGGTGTTCGAATATTTCCCGACGCTCGAGGGCGAGTCGGACGAGGACGATATGATAAAGGTCGCGCTCATCGGCAAGCCGAACGTCGGCAAATCCTCGCTTCTCAACCGCCTTGCGGGCGAAGAACGCGCCATCGTTTCCGATATAGCGGGCACTACGCGCGACGCAATCGACTCCCGCGTGGAGAACGAATACGGCAAGTATCTCTTCGTCGACACCGCCGGACTCCGCCGCAAGTCGAAGGTCGACGCGGATATAGAAAAATTCAGCGTTATGCGCACGCAGCTCGCCGTCGAACGCGCCGACGTCTGCGTCATAATGATCGACGCCGAGACCGGCTTCACGGAGCAGGACGCGAAGGTCGCGGGCGTCGCTGTAGAAGCGGGCAAAGGGCTCATCGTTGCCGTCAACAAATGGGACGCGGTCGAAAAGCAGACCGGCACGATGAAGGAATACGACAAAAAGCTCGCGGAAGGTCTCTCGTTCATGCCTTATGCGCCGTATATCTACATATCGGCGAAGACGGGACAGCGCTGCGACTCGCTTTTCCCGCTGATAAACGAAGTCGCGGAGGAGTGCGCGCGCCGCATCACTACCGGACGCCTCAACGAAGTGCTCGCAGACGCCACTACCCGCGTCCAGCCGCCGACGGACAAGGGCAAGCGTCTGAAGGTCATGTATATGACTCAGTCCGGCACGAAGCCGCCGACCTTCGTTATATTCGTCAATTCCAAAGATTTATTCCATTTCTCGTATCAGAGATACATAGAGAACCGGCTGCGCGAAGTCTTCGGCTTCAAGGGCACGCCGATAAGATTCGTCATAAGGGAACGTGAAAAGGAGCAATTCTGA
- a CDS encoding NAD(P)-dependent glycerol-3-phosphate dehydrogenase, which translates to MAAITVLGAGGWGIAFGIMCRKSGNSVTLWTPFDQERELLLREREHTALLEGVKIPEEIEITSELSSVSTADIVVIAVPSSAVNETAARIKGMIKENAVLICLSKGLDGTRFMLMHEVIKEQLPDCRLCVVSGPSHAEEVARDLPTAVVAASEDEEVAKYVQRQVSCDTFRIYTTTDVIGVETAGAIKNVVALVAGVLDGMGYEDNTKAALMTRGMKEISDLGVAMGGRKTTFLGLAGFGDLIVTCTSMHSRNRRAGILIGQGCSAEETLKRIGMTVEGYATTKAAYNFAREKNVEMPIVTEMYRVLYEGKDPRVALTDLLNRPMKAE; encoded by the coding sequence ATGGCTGCGATAACCGTTCTCGGCGCCGGAGGCTGGGGAATAGCGTTCGGCATAATGTGCCGCAAAAGCGGCAACTCCGTCACGCTCTGGACGCCATTCGATCAGGAACGCGAACTGCTGCTGCGCGAACGCGAGCATACCGCGCTGCTCGAAGGAGTCAAAATCCCGGAGGAGATAGAGATAACGTCAGAGCTTTCATCCGTTTCGACCGCGGATATAGTCGTTATCGCCGTGCCTTCGTCAGCAGTCAACGAAACGGCTGCGCGGATAAAGGGAATGATAAAAGAAAACGCCGTCCTCATCTGCCTCTCGAAAGGCCTTGACGGCACGCGCTTTATGCTTATGCACGAGGTTATAAAGGAGCAGCTGCCGGATTGCAGGCTCTGCGTCGTTTCCGGTCCGTCTCACGCGGAAGAAGTCGCGCGCGATCTGCCTACGGCGGTCGTCGCCGCTTCCGAAGACGAAGAGGTGGCGAAATACGTTCAGCGTCAGGTCTCCTGCGACACGTTCCGCATTTACACCACCACCGACGTTATCGGCGTCGAAACCGCCGGTGCGATAAAGAACGTCGTCGCGCTCGTCGCGGGCGTGCTCGACGGAATGGGCTACGAGGACAATACCAAGGCCGCGCTTATGACGCGCGGCATGAAAGAAATCTCCGACCTCGGCGTCGCGATGGGCGGCAGGAAGACGACCTTCCTCGGTCTTGCCGGATTCGGCGACCTTATCGTTACCTGCACGAGTATGCACAGCCGCAACAGGCGCGCCGGAATACTAATTGGGCAGGGTTGTTCCGCAGAGGAAACGCTGAAAAGGATCGGTATGACCGTCGAGGGCTACGCGACTACGAAGGCGGCGTACAACTTCGCCCGTGAAAAGAACGTGGAAATGCCGATAGTCACGGAAATGTACCGCGTGCTTTACGAAGGCAAGGATCCGCGCGTTGCGCTTACGGATCTACTCAACCGCCCGATGAAGGCGGAATAG